A genomic stretch from Bacterioplanes sanyensis includes:
- a CDS encoding UDP-glucose dehydrogenase family protein yields the protein MNITVIGTGYVGLVTGACFAEMGNSVVCIDVDPDKVERLQQGHIPIYEPGLDAIVTNNSKAGRLRFSTDLAAAMQQSALYFIAVGTPPDEDGSADLSHVLQVAGQIGQHLSRDAIVVNKSTAPVGTADKVAHVIRQQLQTRGVTDVHFDVVSNPEFLKEGAAIDDFMRPDRIVIGVESNHARQVMAELYQTFSRNHDKVMFMGVRDAELTKYAANAMLATKISFMNEMANLAERMGVDIEQVRKGIGSDSRIGYSFIYPGCGYGGSCFPKDVQALVRMGAEYDYNTSVLNAVEQRNQSQKQRLFEKLQQRFPDLAGKVIAVWGLAFKPGTDDMREASSITLINALAEAGARIQAYDPVAMDEAKKHFPASWFDDGTIRLCAHQYDALENADAMVLVTEWKPFRQPDFNAIGKLLKQPIIIDGRNQYDPHSLKQQGFDYTGIGRDIA from the coding sequence TTGAATATCACCGTCATTGGGACTGGTTATGTCGGCCTGGTAACCGGCGCCTGTTTTGCCGAAATGGGAAATTCCGTCGTCTGCATCGATGTTGACCCAGACAAGGTAGAGCGGCTGCAGCAAGGGCACATCCCAATCTACGAGCCTGGTCTGGATGCCATCGTTACCAATAACAGCAAAGCAGGGCGTTTGCGTTTTAGCACCGATTTGGCCGCCGCTATGCAGCAGTCTGCTCTGTATTTTATTGCCGTCGGCACGCCACCAGATGAAGACGGCTCAGCCGACTTGAGTCACGTACTGCAAGTTGCAGGACAAATTGGCCAACATCTCAGTCGCGACGCCATTGTTGTTAATAAATCGACGGCACCGGTTGGCACCGCTGACAAAGTCGCTCACGTTATTCGCCAACAACTGCAAACCCGCGGTGTTACCGACGTGCATTTTGATGTGGTGTCTAACCCAGAGTTTCTAAAAGAAGGCGCCGCCATTGATGACTTCATGCGCCCAGATCGCATCGTCATCGGCGTTGAATCCAATCACGCCCGCCAGGTGATGGCGGAGCTGTATCAGACTTTTTCGCGCAACCACGACAAAGTGATGTTTATGGGCGTGCGTGATGCCGAGCTGACCAAGTACGCGGCCAACGCCATGCTGGCGACCAAGATCTCCTTTATGAACGAGATGGCCAACCTTGCAGAACGCATGGGTGTTGATATTGAACAAGTGCGCAAAGGCATTGGTTCCGACTCGCGCATTGGTTACAGCTTTATTTATCCAGGCTGTGGTTATGGCGGCTCATGCTTTCCCAAAGACGTGCAAGCGCTGGTGCGAATGGGCGCAGAATACGATTACAACACCAGCGTGCTAAACGCCGTTGAGCAGCGCAACCAGTCGCAAAAACAGCGTTTGTTCGAAAAGTTGCAACAACGCTTCCCTGACCTAGCGGGCAAAGTGATTGCCGTTTGGGGGCTGGCGTTTAAGCCGGGCACCGACGACATGCGCGAGGCTAGCTCGATCACGCTCATCAACGCACTGGCTGAAGCCGGCGCGCGCATTCAAGCGTACGACCCCGTTGCCATGGACGAAGCGAAAAAACATTTCCCTGCATCCTGGTTTGACGATGGAACCATTCGCTTGTGCGCACATCAATACGATGCGCTGGAGAACGCGGACGCCATGGTATTAGTGACAGAATGGAAGCCGTTCCGGCAGCCAGACTTCAATGCAATTGGTAAACTTTTGAAGCAGCCCATCATAATCGACGGGCGAAACCAGTATGATCCGCACAGCTTGAAACAACAGGGCTTTGATTACACCGGCATTGGCCGAGATATCGCCTGA
- the gspE gene encoding type II secretion system ATPase GspE — translation MTAVAMPDSATQIEPITPESHDAISVVQREQQLPYSFARRFGVVVEGRDQQLTLVHKEGMSAVALMEVQRHLGHAFRLEAVSNDEFDRRLGLAYQSDSSEAMEMVEGLGEDMDLASLADSVPETEDLLEQEGDAPIIRLINALLTEAVKDNASDIHIETYEKRLVVRFRVDGVLREVVQPKRALAALLVSRIKVMAKLDIAEKRVPQDGRIALRIGGREVDVRVSTMPSSHGERVVMRLLDKQAGRLSLGQLGMSARDLNTMRDIISKPHGIILVTGPTGSGKTTTLYGALSDLNDASRNILTVEDPVEYSLPGIGQTQVNTKVDMTFAKGLRAILRQDPDVVMIGEIRDLETVEIAIQASLTGHLVLSTLHTNTAVGAITRLQDMGVEPFLLSSSVVGVIAQRLVRVLCDDCKQAAPADTSECELLGADANNPPVIYHAKGCDKCNQLGYRGRQGIYEIIKVDEQMKTLIHDKAGEQELEEHARTSGPSIRQDGIRKVLAGSTTIEELLRVAKG, via the coding sequence ATGACAGCAGTAGCCATGCCTGACAGCGCAACGCAAATCGAACCCATTACGCCCGAGTCTCACGATGCCATCTCCGTCGTGCAGCGCGAGCAGCAGCTGCCGTACAGCTTTGCCCGCCGCTTTGGCGTGGTGGTAGAAGGTCGCGACCAACAACTGACCTTGGTGCATAAAGAGGGCATGTCGGCCGTCGCGCTGATGGAAGTGCAGCGCCACCTTGGTCACGCCTTTCGCTTGGAGGCGGTCAGCAACGACGAATTCGATCGCCGCCTTGGGCTGGCGTACCAAAGCGACTCGTCTGAAGCCATGGAAATGGTTGAAGGCTTGGGCGAGGACATGGATCTGGCCAGCCTGGCCGATTCGGTGCCCGAGACCGAAGACTTGCTCGAGCAAGAGGGCGACGCACCAATTATTCGGCTGATCAATGCACTGCTGACGGAAGCGGTAAAAGACAACGCCTCCGATATTCATATCGAAACCTATGAAAAACGCCTGGTGGTGCGCTTTCGTGTCGACGGCGTGCTGCGCGAAGTGGTGCAACCCAAACGCGCTTTGGCGGCTCTGTTGGTATCGCGCATCAAGGTAATGGCCAAACTGGATATCGCCGAAAAGCGCGTACCGCAAGATGGTCGTATTGCGCTGCGTATCGGTGGGCGTGAGGTGGATGTGCGGGTATCGACCATGCCTTCCAGCCACGGCGAGCGGGTGGTGATGCGTCTGCTCGACAAGCAGGCCGGGCGGTTGAGCCTGGGTCAGCTGGGCATGTCAGCGCGCGACCTCAATACCATGCGCGACATTATTTCCAAACCGCACGGCATTATCCTGGTGACCGGTCCAACCGGCTCAGGTAAGACCACCACCTTGTACGGTGCGCTGAGCGATCTGAACGATGCCAGCCGCAACATTCTGACGGTGGAAGACCCGGTGGAGTACAGCCTGCCTGGTATCGGTCAGACGCAAGTCAACACCAAGGTCGATATGACCTTCGCTAAAGGGTTGCGTGCGATTCTGCGTCAGGACCCGGACGTGGTGATGATCGGTGAGATCCGCGACTTGGAAACGGTTGAAATTGCCATCCAAGCATCTTTAACTGGTCACTTAGTGCTGTCTACATTGCACACCAACACCGCCGTTGGTGCCATTACCCGCTTGCAGGACATGGGCGTTGAACCCTTCTTGTTGTCCTCCAGTGTGGTGGGTGTTATCGCTCAGCGTCTGGTGCGGGTATTGTGCGACGACTGTAAGCAAGCGGCACCCGCAGACACCTCAGAATGTGAATTGCTGGGTGCAGACGCCAACAATCCTCCGGTGATATACCACGCCAAGGGTTGCGACAAATGCAACCAGCTGGGCTATCGCGGTCGTCAGGGCATCTATGAAATCATCAAGGTCGATGAGCAAATGAAAACCCTGATCCACGACAAAGCGGGCGAGCAGGAGCTGGAAGAACACGCTCGAACGTCGGGTCCGAGCATTCGTCAGGACGGCATTCGCAAAGTACTGGCAGGCAGCACCACGATCGAAGAGCTGTTGCGGGTTGCTAAGGGATAA
- the gspF gene encoding type II secretion system inner membrane protein GspF yields the protein MAAFEFQALDARGKQQKGVLEGDSARQIRQKLRDKGWMPLSVEITRSATAAKSGNPLSRWLQRGPSLSVADLALLTRQLATLIAAGLPIDESLKALADQTTRQSIQAMILAVRAKVLEGYTLAQALADYPRAFPSLFRATVAAGEHAGQLDGVLNRLADYTETRYASDQKIKMAAIYPVVLSIVALGVVVGLLTYVVPDIVEVFVKNGQELPWLTQLMLDLSHMISGYGVYLAGAVVAAIALFRRALRRPAFKRKYHHFLLRIPAIGRFVRDANTARFGSTVAILTSSGVPLVEAMRIASQVVSNLPIQAALTQATVAVSEGGSLHQALRETGYFSPIMLHMIASGESSGELDSMLARTARQQEETLENTVSALVKIFEPVMLLVMGGVVGLIVAAIMMPILELQQMVQ from the coding sequence ATGGCAGCATTCGAATTTCAGGCGCTGGATGCCCGTGGCAAACAGCAAAAAGGCGTATTGGAAGGCGACAGCGCTCGCCAGATTCGCCAAAAGCTGCGCGACAAAGGCTGGATGCCGCTGTCGGTAGAGATCACTCGCTCTGCCACGGCGGCAAAATCCGGTAATCCACTCAGCCGTTGGTTGCAGCGTGGCCCGTCTTTGTCAGTGGCCGATTTGGCTCTGCTGACTCGACAGTTGGCCACCCTGATCGCCGCTGGCCTGCCGATTGACGAGTCACTCAAAGCACTGGCCGACCAAACCACCAGGCAATCCATCCAAGCGATGATTTTGGCCGTTCGCGCCAAAGTTTTAGAAGGCTACACCTTGGCACAAGCGCTGGCAGATTATCCGCGCGCTTTCCCGAGTTTGTTCCGCGCCACAGTGGCGGCGGGGGAGCATGCTGGCCAATTGGACGGCGTGCTTAATCGCCTGGCCGATTACACCGAAACCCGCTACGCCTCGGATCAAAAGATCAAAATGGCCGCCATTTACCCGGTTGTGCTGAGCATTGTAGCGCTCGGCGTGGTAGTTGGCCTGCTGACCTATGTGGTGCCAGACATTGTTGAAGTGTTTGTCAAAAACGGCCAAGAGCTGCCATGGCTAACACAATTGATGCTGGACTTGAGTCATATGATCTCGGGTTACGGTGTGTACTTGGCCGGCGCTGTAGTCGCTGCCATTGCCCTGTTTCGCCGTGCTCTGCGCCGACCAGCATTTAAGCGTAAGTATCATCATTTTTTACTGCGCATACCGGCCATTGGGCGCTTTGTGCGTGATGCCAACACCGCGCGCTTCGGCAGTACCGTCGCCATTCTTACCAGCAGCGGCGTGCCGTTGGTGGAAGCCATGCGCATTGCCAGCCAAGTGGTTAGCAACTTGCCGATCCAGGCCGCACTGACCCAAGCAACGGTGGCGGTGAGTGAAGGTGGCAGTTTGCATCAGGCACTGCGTGAAACCGGCTACTTTTCACCCATCATGCTGCACATGATCGCCTCCGGCGAGAGCAGTGGTGAGCTGGATAGCATGCTGGCGCGCACCGCACGCCAGCAAGAAGAAACACTGGAAAATACCGTGTCAGCACTGGTGAAGATTTTCGAGCCGGTGATGTTATTGGTCATGGGGGGCGTGGTCGGTTTGATTGTTGCCGCCATCATGATGCCAATTTTAGAGTTACAACAAATGGTTCAGTAG
- the gspG gene encoding type II secretion system major pseudopilin GspG yields MHSRQRVAAARGFTLIEVMVVLAIIGGILALVATNVLGSADEARIKTTKSQMKLIENALDMYKLDNFVYPTSEQGLEALINKPSSSPEPKNYRDGGYLKGNKLPTDAWGNEFLYFAEKGSYEIVSMGADSQEGGEGDASDISSLD; encoded by the coding sequence ATGCATTCTCGTCAACGCGTCGCCGCAGCCCGCGGTTTTACCCTGATTGAAGTTATGGTGGTATTGGCCATCATCGGTGGCATTTTGGCCTTGGTGGCCACCAACGTGTTGGGTTCGGCCGATGAGGCGCGCATCAAAACCACCAAAAGCCAGATGAAACTGATCGAAAACGCTTTGGATATGTACAAGCTGGATAACTTTGTTTATCCAACATCTGAGCAGGGCCTGGAAGCCTTGATCAACAAGCCCAGCAGCAGCCCAGAGCCGAAAAATTACCGTGACGGTGGCTATCTGAAAGGCAATAAGTTGCCGACCGACGCTTGGGGTAACGAATTCTTGTACTTCGCTGAAAAAGGCAGTTACGAGATCGTCTCTATGGGAGCAGACAGCCAGGAAGGCGGCGAGGGCGATGCGTCCGATATCAGCTCGCTGGATTGA
- the gspH gene encoding type II secretion system minor pseudopilin GspH, with protein sequence MPKQRQQGVTLLEILVVLMLIGGLMGIVMLNVGDDQARKDTKQFAQQLQLWLGALREESVFQNLDFGVAMDSETLLLLSYQDVYSQEFSANLDAEALDKLRKNPWQPHSGGRIKTELQTPDSLRMRLFLDDEEVDFEEFLANEDGPLPALLLLSSDEYTPFSLMLEHDHDASFYYQLSGDGFAPLRLELQDYDD encoded by the coding sequence ATGCCTAAACAACGCCAGCAGGGGGTGACCCTGCTGGAAATCCTGGTGGTGTTGATGCTAATTGGCGGCCTGATGGGAATCGTCATGCTCAACGTTGGCGACGATCAGGCGCGTAAAGACACCAAGCAATTTGCTCAGCAGCTGCAGCTGTGGCTGGGCGCCTTGCGCGAAGAATCTGTGTTTCAGAATCTCGACTTCGGCGTCGCCATGGACAGCGAAACCCTGCTGTTATTGAGCTATCAGGACGTCTACAGCCAGGAGTTCAGCGCCAACCTAGACGCTGAGGCGCTGGATAAACTGCGCAAAAACCCGTGGCAGCCGCACAGCGGTGGCCGCATCAAAACTGAACTACAAACGCCAGACAGCCTGCGCATGCGCCTGTTTCTGGATGATGAAGAAGTCGATTTTGAAGAGTTTCTGGCCAACGAAGATGGCCCACTGCCTGCTTTGTTATTGCTGTCGTCGGATGAATACACACCGTTCAGCCTGATGCTGGAACACGACCATGACGCCAGCTTCTATTACCAGTTGAGCGGCGACGGCTTCGCACCGTTACGTTTGGAATTGCAAGACTATGACGACTGA
- the gspI gene encoding type II secretion system minor pseudopilin GspI — MTTERGFTLLEVMIAITIFAVVASTIASVNSQNVANLLAMEEKTLATMVAENRLVEMRLAGYPNVSETNDQVDMAEREWFITTQVEETPFPDTRRVTVVVSRNDEGGQLSRLSTLIGKH; from the coding sequence ATGACGACTGAGCGCGGCTTTACGTTATTGGAAGTGATGATCGCCATCACCATCTTTGCCGTGGTGGCATCGACCATTGCCAGCGTCAACAGCCAAAATGTCGCCAATCTGCTCGCGATGGAGGAAAAGACCCTGGCGACCATGGTGGCCGAAAATCGACTGGTGGAGATGCGCTTAGCCGGTTATCCAAATGTCAGTGAAACCAACGACCAAGTGGACATGGCCGAGCGCGAGTGGTTTATCACCACCCAGGTAGAAGAAACGCCGTTTCCCGATACCCGCCGTGTCACCGTGGTCGTGAGTCGTAACGACGAGGGCGGCCAGCTCAGTCGGCTATCGACCTTGATAGGTAAACACTGA
- the gspJ gene encoding type II secretion system minor pseudopilin GspJ: protein MHRTRAFTLLEVLLAIAFTASIGVGAHQLLSGTMLAKEVSDRKADQLKSLQRLNQVLSRDIRQYIDRPVRDVFGDEQPALLLESSEYPLEFTRSGWRNSPVTEDPRSQLQRVAYRLENIDSDVCESARERLLQWGITDPDGDCLVRYYWHVLDRANDSEPSHQVVYELVEQLEMEVLIRQGDANAGSPSQDWYSSWPALTGADTSTTLMALRWRIEVPPFGEIERSWLLARGDLP from the coding sequence ATGCATCGCACTCGTGCCTTTACTCTACTCGAAGTCTTGCTGGCCATCGCTTTTACCGCCTCGATCGGCGTCGGCGCTCATCAGCTGCTCAGTGGCACCATGCTGGCGAAAGAGGTGTCCGATCGCAAAGCAGACCAGCTCAAAAGCCTGCAGCGATTAAATCAGGTGCTCAGTCGCGATATTCGCCAATACATTGATCGGCCGGTGCGCGATGTGTTTGGCGACGAGCAGCCTGCCTTGCTGTTAGAAAGCAGCGAGTACCCACTGGAATTCACTCGCTCTGGTTGGCGCAACTCGCCGGTGACGGAAGATCCACGCTCGCAACTGCAGCGTGTGGCCTACCGGCTGGAAAATATCGACAGCGATGTCTGTGAGTCGGCCCGCGAGCGCTTGCTGCAATGGGGTATAACGGACCCAGACGGCGATTGCCTGGTGCGCTACTACTGGCACGTGCTTGATCGTGCCAACGACAGCGAACCAAGCCATCAGGTGGTGTACGAACTGGTGGAACAGTTGGAAATGGAAGTGCTCATTCGCCAAGGCGACGCCAACGCTGGCAGTCCCAGTCAGGACTGGTACAGCAGCTGGCCTGCGCTTACCGGCGCCGACACCAGTACCACCTTGATGGCGCTGCGCTGGCGCATTGAGGTGCCGCCTTTTGGTGAGATAGAGCGCTCCTGGTTATTGGCGCGGGGGGACTTACCATGA
- the gspK gene encoding type II secretion system minor pseudopilin GspK, with protein sequence MTPSIRMGQQRGVALLMVLMVFAFVSLLATAMIDRESTDIQRASTLFDIQRARAYAEGAEDAVRTGLFLDWNQERSVDHLNEEWAQERVLPLDPDPGRVLLKIADAQGRFNLNGLLPTASSADVQARRFRNLLNQLGLDPMIATHWQRWLNKDSQADELYLGREQHPYRASYRACSHSSELMLIEGVTRAAYQRLEPYIACLPITVTLNVNTASALVLAALDERMTLADGQALAGERGEKGFASVDDFWNSSIISRYTQQLNDSERKDGGDATATRWDRAAFDVKSEYFEMFARVEFAGRIATLEALLQRNHSDGSLTTLYRDFSRREARPADAPGISTTAVNNRNQP encoded by the coding sequence ATGACACCAAGCATCAGAATGGGTCAGCAACGCGGCGTTGCTTTGTTGATGGTGCTGATGGTGTTTGCCTTCGTATCCTTGCTCGCCACCGCCATGATTGATCGCGAATCGACCGACATTCAGCGTGCTTCAACCCTGTTTGATATCCAACGCGCACGTGCTTACGCCGAAGGCGCCGAAGACGCAGTTCGCACCGGTTTGTTTCTGGATTGGAATCAAGAGCGCAGTGTCGACCATCTGAATGAAGAGTGGGCGCAGGAGCGAGTGTTACCCCTCGATCCAGATCCCGGCCGCGTACTGTTGAAAATCGCCGATGCGCAGGGCCGTTTTAATCTCAACGGCCTGCTGCCCACGGCCAGCAGCGCCGATGTCCAAGCCAGGCGTTTTCGTAACTTACTGAACCAGCTGGGTCTGGACCCCATGATTGCCACACACTGGCAGCGCTGGTTGAACAAGGACAGTCAAGCCGATGAGCTGTATCTGGGTCGTGAGCAACACCCGTATCGCGCGTCGTATCGCGCCTGCAGCCACAGCAGCGAGCTGATGCTGATTGAAGGCGTCACCCGTGCCGCTTATCAGCGCCTTGAACCCTACATTGCTTGCTTGCCAATCACTGTCACCTTGAACGTGAATACCGCCTCGGCGCTGGTGTTGGCCGCCCTGGATGAGCGCATGACCTTGGCCGATGGCCAAGCCTTGGCGGGCGAGCGCGGCGAAAAAGGCTTTGCCAGCGTGGATGACTTTTGGAACTCGTCGATCATTTCACGCTACACCCAACAGCTCAATGACAGCGAGCGCAAAGACGGCGGCGACGCCACAGCCACCCGTTGGGATCGCGCCGCGTTTGATGTAAAAAGTGAATACTTTGAAATGTTTGCCCGCGTCGAGTTTGCCGGTCGCATTGCCACCCTCGAAGCGCTGTTGCAGCGCAATCACAGTGATGGCAGCCTGACCACCTTGTACCGGGATTTTAGTCGCCGCGAGGCGCGCCCAGCCGATGCGCCGGGCATTTCCACCACCGCAGTTAATAATCGGAATCAACCATGA
- the gspL gene encoding type II secretion system protein GspL encodes MITARVEWQALSGQWFISPWQPEQGFAAAQPLTQWAAEQPDLSTVRLLLSAQNYSAHWIAMPGVSKRHLAKALPFALEEQLINDPESYLIVPGRAHDKRQCAYAVQQQQLDDLIEACQLHHLRISELIPETELFCEQHHLVRWHNGWLWGWPGHFEGWVSDMALNAVLEYQLDGQEGVSLTILADTMDQAQLLQTTLESGYGDALEQIERRIAATEALLRSQLDSKHTNLLAGLTGAVATTEKRPPAWWRPLAGLAASLLVITVATLMIENHQLAQREQLVRKEANDLYRSLFPGERIRSLERQFREKLRGGSDGGSSEGFVPLVHQVAQVYAQNGDNKALELQSLRFSERDHQLTLEVTAAELGQLQRFRQALEQAGLQAEVANASNDAKGVKGRLKVGARA; translated from the coding sequence ATGATCACAGCACGGGTTGAATGGCAGGCGCTGAGCGGCCAATGGTTTATCAGCCCCTGGCAACCAGAGCAGGGATTTGCTGCCGCGCAGCCGCTCACTCAGTGGGCCGCAGAGCAGCCAGATTTAAGTACAGTGCGCCTCTTGTTGAGTGCACAAAATTACTCCGCGCATTGGATCGCCATGCCTGGCGTCAGCAAACGCCATTTGGCTAAGGCGCTGCCGTTTGCGCTGGAAGAGCAACTGATTAATGACCCTGAAAGCTACCTGATTGTGCCCGGCAGGGCGCACGACAAGCGCCAATGTGCTTACGCCGTGCAGCAGCAGCAGTTGGATGATTTGATTGAAGCCTGTCAATTGCACCACCTGCGCATCAGTGAGCTGATTCCTGAAACCGAGCTGTTCTGTGAGCAGCATCATCTAGTGCGCTGGCACAATGGTTGGTTATGGGGATGGCCTGGGCACTTTGAGGGCTGGGTCAGCGACATGGCGTTAAATGCCGTGCTGGAATATCAGCTCGATGGCCAAGAGGGCGTGTCGCTGACCATTCTGGCTGACACCATGGACCAAGCGCAGCTACTGCAAACTACGCTGGAAAGCGGCTATGGCGATGCATTAGAGCAGATCGAACGACGCATTGCCGCCACGGAAGCGCTGCTGCGCAGCCAGCTGGACAGTAAACACACCAATTTGTTGGCCGGCCTGACCGGCGCGGTGGCAACCACAGAAAAACGGCCGCCGGCTTGGTGGCGCCCCCTGGCCGGTTTGGCGGCCAGCTTGTTGGTGATTACCGTGGCCACGCTGATGATTGAGAATCATCAACTGGCGCAGCGCGAACAGCTGGTGCGCAAGGAAGCCAACGACTTGTACCGCTCACTATTTCCTGGCGAGCGCATTCGCAGCCTAGAGCGCCAGTTTCGTGAGAAGCTGCGCGGTGGCAGTGACGGCGGATCTTCCGAGGGTTTTGTGCCGTTGGTTCATCAAGTAGCCCAGGTCTATGCACAGAATGGCGACAATAAAGCGCTAGAACTGCAGAGTCTGCGCTTTAGCGAGCGCGACCACCAGCTGACGCTGGAAGTGACCGCCGCCGAATTGGGTCAGCTGCAGCGCTTCCGCCAAGCATTGGAGCAAGCAGGGCTGCAAGCCGAAGTCGCCAATGCCAGTAATGATGCCAAGGGCGTGAAAGGGCGATTGAAAGTAGGAGCGCGCGCATGA
- the gspM gene encoding type II secretion system protein GspM, with product MKLDTLKQEAINSAAWQAWQGWYGQLSSRDQRIVRWLAAATAVALLLLVLVVPLMQKNDALQQQYQRSMASYQLLADNAYRFGGASQSSSGGPILPRITQQAQRFGLSLSRYEQDGGDLRVWLDNVAFDDAISWMEQLKQQNIRASLVTVDRTAVGRINLRATLTQS from the coding sequence ATGAAGCTCGACACACTGAAACAAGAAGCTATCAACAGCGCCGCATGGCAGGCTTGGCAAGGCTGGTACGGGCAGCTGAGTAGCCGCGATCAGCGCATTGTGCGCTGGCTTGCAGCCGCCACGGCGGTGGCGCTACTGCTGCTGGTATTGGTAGTGCCATTGATGCAAAAGAACGACGCTTTGCAGCAGCAATATCAACGCAGCATGGCCAGCTATCAGCTGCTGGCCGATAACGCTTATCGCTTTGGTGGTGCCAGTCAAAGCAGCAGTGGCGGACCCATTCTGCCGCGTATCACCCAGCAAGCGCAGCGGTTTGGCTTGTCACTTAGCCGCTATGAGCAAGACGGTGGCGATCTGCGGGTATGGCTGGATAACGTCGCCTTTGATGACGCCATCAGTTGGATGGAGCAGCTCAAGCAGCAAAACATTCGTGCGTCGCTGGTCACGGTTGATCGCACGGCAGTGGGTCGAATAAATTTACGCGCCACGCTGACGCAAAGTTAG
- the gorA gene encoding glutathione-disulfide reductase encodes MSYDFDLLVIGAGSGGVRASRMAAAKGAKVAVIENRYLGGTCVNVGCVPKKLFVYASEYAEKIEEAKGFGVHGQLNEFDWPTLRDNKTREIERLNGIYNNLLENSGATILHGTGSIIDAHTVDVDGKTYTAERILIATGGWPYKPDIPGIEHAITSNEAFYLEAFPKRVVVVGGGYIAVEFAGIFNGLGADTTLVYRGEQILRGFDDDVREFAVEQVAAKGVKIQTQCDIDRIEKLSDGTLMCHMQSGGRIACDSVMYATGRRPMTDGLNLEKLGVEMREDGTIVVDDFFRTRVPSIFALGDVIGTPALTPVALAQGMKLVAQQFDGDTSAMNYDNIATAVFCQPNIATVGLTEAEAVARCSDDITVYQSSFRPMKHTLSGLPERSLMKLVVQTSSDKVLGAHMVGPDAGEIMQGLAVAIKMGATKADFDQTIGIHPTAAEEFVTMRTPRG; translated from the coding sequence ATGAGTTACGATTTTGATTTGTTAGTGATCGGTGCTGGCAGCGGTGGTGTACGTGCCTCGCGCATGGCAGCGGCCAAAGGCGCCAAGGTGGCAGTGATAGAAAACCGCTACCTGGGCGGCACCTGCGTCAACGTTGGCTGTGTGCCGAAAAAGCTGTTTGTTTACGCATCTGAGTACGCCGAAAAGATCGAAGAAGCCAAGGGCTTTGGCGTTCATGGTCAACTCAATGAGTTCGACTGGCCAACCCTGCGTGACAATAAAACGCGTGAAATTGAGCGCCTTAATGGCATTTATAACAACCTGTTGGAAAACTCCGGCGCCACCATTTTGCATGGCACTGGCAGCATCATCGACGCTCACACCGTAGATGTTGATGGCAAAACCTACACCGCCGAGCGCATCTTAATCGCTACCGGCGGCTGGCCTTATAAGCCCGATATCCCAGGCATTGAGCACGCCATCACCTCCAACGAAGCCTTTTACCTAGAAGCGTTTCCCAAGCGCGTGGTGGTGGTTGGCGGCGGTTATATCGCGGTCGAGTTTGCGGGCATTTTTAATGGCTTGGGCGCTGACACCACCTTGGTGTATCGCGGTGAGCAAATTTTGCGCGGCTTCGATGATGACGTACGCGAGTTTGCCGTCGAGCAGGTGGCCGCCAAGGGCGTGAAAATTCAAACTCAATGCGACATCGACCGCATTGAAAAACTGTCCGACGGCACCTTGATGTGTCATATGCAATCCGGTGGGCGCATTGCCTGCGACAGCGTTATGTACGCCACTGGCCGTCGGCCAATGACCGACGGTCTCAATCTGGAAAAACTGGGAGTGGAAATGCGAGAAGACGGCACCATTGTGGTGGATGATTTCTTCCGCACCCGTGTGCCATCCATTTTTGCGCTGGGCGATGTCATTGGCACCCCAGCGTTGACGCCAGTCGCGCTGGCCCAGGGCATGAAGTTGGTGGCGCAGCAGTTCGATGGCGATACCAGTGCGATGAATTATGACAACATCGCCACGGCGGTGTTTTGCCAGCCCAATATCGCCACCGTTGGCCTAACGGAAGCTGAGGCCGTGGCGCGCTGCAGCGATGACATTACTGTTTATCAATCGTCGTTTAGACCGATGAAGCACACCCTGAGCGGTTTGCCTGAGCGCAGCCTGATGAAGCTGGTGGTGCAAACCAGCAGCGACAAAGTACTCGGCGCTCACATGGTGGGGCCAGATGCTGGCGAAATCATGCAGGGCTTGGCGGTAGCCATCAAAATGGGTGCCACCAAGGCCGACTTTGATCAGACCATCGGCATTCATCCGACGGCGGCGGAGGAATTCGTCACCATGCGCACGCCGCGCGGTTAA